The Pectinophora gossypiella chromosome 15, ilPecGoss1.1, whole genome shotgun sequence genome has a window encoding:
- the LOC126373300 gene encoding uncharacterized protein LOC126373300, whose translation MPLKIPIYDVNNTLGNSLVLAMRRFLNLEKRLHKDEALFKEYQSFIHEYIDLGHASYVDISSYDFNKDAVYFMPHHPVIRENAVSTRLRTVFDGSMKTTNKISLNDIMLNGPVVQNELFDTLLLFRLNKYFFACDIRRMFRNVLIEKSQRSLQNILWRDDPHESIKCLQLNTITYGLKNSSFLATRCLNELAYRFKNEYPLAVPVILNATYVDDILYTHNDLNVIIETKSQLSQLLSKGSFFLHKWSANDSSILQDIPKEQRYSGEINMQKDVKTLGLNFDVNSDTFKFSPPPKQSVKTKREILSFISKFYDPLGLIGPIFVQAKHIMQKLWLSKTDWDSIPPPELNNKWQSLYNDLTNMSSIHIERNTMCKSEHQTFQLIGFSDASNVAYGCAIYVRTIDMQGKVQMSLLCSKSRINPIAPKQLTIPRLELNAALLLAKLASKVYNTISQKQIVNEVHLYTDSQVVLAWLKTDPIKLKSYIANRTKLITECTNNFNWSYIQTDKNPADCLSRGTSPCDLPNHHLWWSGPKEMSDCNYKFKNCTYQLPEDIPEIKCSQNEAVCAAVSLSSNGSSFLDNFIHKYSDINRMKRVLAYVIRFVIILNLTRPKLKKTLFPLLRLTMHYLCL comes from the coding sequence ATGCCCTTAAAGATTCCAATTTACGATGTAAACAATACTTTAGGGAATTCTCTAGTTCTCGCTATGCGcagatttttgaatttagagaaAAGGCTCCATAAAGATGAAGCTTTGTTCAAAGAATATCAAAGTTTTATTCATGAATACATAGACCTTGGCCATGCCAGCTATGTCGATATTTCTAGTTACGATTTTAACAAAGATGCGGTATACTTTATGCCACATCACCCTGTCATACGTGAAAATGCAGTTAGTACTCGTTTACGTACAGTATTTGACGGATctatgaaaacaacaaataaaatttcTCTGAATGATATTATGTTGAATGGCCCTGTGGTCCAAAACGAATTATTCGACACTCTATTGTTGTTcagactaaataaatattttttcgctTGCGATATTAGGCGTATGTTTAGAAatgttttaatagaaaaaagtcaGAGGTCACTCCAAAATATATTATGGAGAGATGACCCCCATGAATCcataaaatgtttacaattaAACACTATTACTTATGGCTTAAAAAACTCATCTTTTTTAGCAACAAGGTGCTTAAATGAGTTAGCTTatagatttaaaaatgaatatccTTTGGCTGTCCCAGTAATTCTAAATGCAACATATGTTGATGACATATTGTATACTCATAatgatttaaatgtaataatagaaACAAAAAGTCAACTTTCACAATTGTTATCTAAAGGTAGTTTCTTCTTGCATAAATGGTCAGCCAACGATTCCAGTATTTTACAGGATATTCCGAAGGAACAGAGGTATTCTGGAGAAATTAACATGCAAAAAGATGTTAAAACGTTAGGGTTGAATTTTGACGTCAATTCAGACACTTTTAAATTTTCCCCCCCGCCTAAGCAATCTGTCAAGACCAAAAGAGAAATCTTAAGTTTTATCAGTAAATTTTATGACCCTCTTGGACTGATTGGACCAATCTTTGTGCAAGCCAAACATATTATGCAAAAGCTATGGCTGTCCAAAACAGACTGGGATTCTATTCCTCCGccagaattaaataataaatggcaATCACTTTATAATGACTTAACTAACATGTCAAGTATTCATATTGAAAGGAATACAATGTGTAAAAGTGAACATCAAACATTTCAATTAATAGGATTTTCAGACGCATCCAATGTGGCATATGGTTGTGCAATTTATGTGAGAACTATTGACATGCAAGGTAAAGTTCAAATGTCACTATTATGCTCTAAGTCACGCATAAATCCCATTGCACCTAAACAGTTAACCATCCCACGTTTAGAATTAAACGCTGCGCTTTTACTTGCCAAGTTAGcttcaaaagtatacaatactaTTAGTCAGAAACAGATAGTAAATGAAGTTCACCTTTACACAGATTCACAAGTCGTATTGGCGTGGTTGAAGACCGATCCaatcaaattaaaatcttatattgcgaatagaacaaaattaattactgaATGTACTAATAACTTTAATTGGTCCTATATACAGACAGATAAAAATCCTGCAGATTGCTTGAGCAGAGGAACAAGTCCCTGCGACTTACCAAATCACCACTTATGGTGGTCAGGGCCTAAGGAAATGTCAgattgtaattataaatttaaaaattgtacttaccaattacCCGAGGACATTCCTGAAATTAAATGTTCACAGAACGAGGCGGTCTGTGCGGCGGTATCGCTGAGCTCAAATGGGTCGTCATTCCTTgataattttattcacaaatattCTGATATTAACAGAATGAAACGTGTACTTGCATATGTCATTAGATTTGTAATAATTCTAAACCTAACTCGgccaaaattaaagaaaactttgtttCCTTTGCTGAGACTAACAATGCATTATCTCTGCTTATAA